The following are from one region of the Gammaproteobacteria bacterium genome:
- a CDS encoding prephenate dehydrogenase/arogenate dehydrogenase family protein: MTTHIALNKLVIVGVGLIGGSFALALRKAGLAKHITGIGRSQANMQRAVELGVIDEIASDTASALHNADLVFLAMPVGQTAATMERIAPYLHAHTLITDAGSTKQDVVAAARHYLPLQNRHHFVPGHPIAGAEHSGVQAAQADLYTNKHVILTPLPETGTEAVERVQHLWQACGANVSLMPADEHDHVLAATSHLPHLLAFTLMNHLQHSTDSPENLLRFAGSGFRDFTRIASSSPEMWRDICLANREALLEQIEAYQTELNSLRDLLKKHDGEALERAFSQARGMREDWLKKRLDNRNILTIKKE, translated from the coding sequence ATGACAACTCACATCGCTCTGAATAAACTGGTCATCGTCGGCGTCGGTCTGATCGGCGGATCGTTTGCGCTGGCGCTGCGCAAAGCCGGCTTAGCAAAACACATTACCGGCATCGGCCGCAGCCAGGCCAATATGCAACGTGCCGTCGAGCTGGGCGTAATCGATGAAATCGCCAGCGATACCGCATCAGCACTACACAACGCCGATCTGGTATTCCTGGCGATGCCGGTCGGCCAGACCGCTGCGACCATGGAACGCATTGCACCTTACCTGCACGCCCACACGCTTATCACCGACGCCGGCAGTACCAAGCAGGATGTCGTCGCCGCCGCGCGTCACTATCTGCCGCTGCAGAACCGCCACCACTTCGTCCCCGGTCACCCGATCGCCGGTGCTGAACACAGCGGTGTGCAAGCGGCACAAGCGGATTTGTACACCAACAAACATGTGATTCTGACACCATTGCCGGAAACCGGCACGGAAGCCGTCGAACGCGTGCAACATTTATGGCAAGCCTGCGGCGCCAACGTATCGCTGATGCCCGCCGATGAACACGACCATGTGCTTGCAGCGACCAGTCATCTGCCGCACCTGTTGGCATTCACATTAATGAATCATCTCCAGCACAGCACCGACTCTCCGGAAAACCTGCTGCGCTTCGCCGGCAGCGGCTTCCGCGACTTCACCCGCATCGCCAGCAGCTCCCCGGAAATGTGGCGCGACATTTGTCTGGCCAATCGCGAGGCACTGCTGGAACAGATCGAAGCATACCAAACCGAATTGAACAGTTTGCGGGATTTATTGAAGAAGCATGATGGTGAAGCACTGGAGCGAGCTTTCTCGCAAGCACGCGGTATGCGGGAAGATTGGTTGAAGAAAAGATTGGATAATAGGAATATTCTTACAATTAAAAAGGAATAA